In Halorientalis sp. LT38, a genomic segment contains:
- a CDS encoding GMP synthase subunit A encodes MTRIDVVDNHGQFTHLEHRALRDLGVDVELIDNTTPPAEIDADGLVLSGGPDIDDIGNCPAYLDLDVPVLGICLGMQLIAHELDGRVGAGDYGGYADVTVEIVEETDPLIGSLAPETRVWASHADEVKAVPEGFVRTATSDVCGVEAMSDTDRDLYGVQWHPEVSHTEEGEAVFENFIDICQ; translated from the coding sequence ATGACGCGCATCGACGTGGTCGACAACCACGGCCAGTTCACCCACCTGGAACACCGCGCGCTGCGGGACCTGGGCGTGGACGTGGAGCTCATCGACAACACGACCCCGCCGGCTGAAATCGACGCCGACGGCCTCGTCCTCTCGGGCGGCCCGGACATCGACGACATCGGCAACTGCCCGGCCTACCTCGACCTGGACGTGCCGGTGCTGGGGATCTGTCTCGGCATGCAGTTGATCGCACACGAACTCGACGGCCGGGTCGGGGCCGGCGACTACGGCGGCTACGCCGACGTCACCGTCGAGATCGTCGAGGAGACCGACCCGCTGATCGGCTCGCTGGCCCCCGAGACGCGCGTGTGGGCCAGCCACGCCGACGAAGTCAAAGCAGTGCCGGAAGGCTTCGTCCGGACCGCCACCAGCGACGTCTGCGGCGTCGAGGCCATGAGCGACACCGACCGCGACCTCTACGGCGTCCAGTGGCACCCTGAGGTCTCCCACACCGAGGAGGGCGAGGCCGTGTTCGAGAACTTCATCGATATCTGTCAGTGA
- a CDS encoding DUF7097 family protein encodes MEKTPTGTAVGVDDPYVHVDRCDHLTDAGKCRFAVEQGERDPQFADARSAEDFQCPVAGDRDAEGLTGPWDWADCPHFRCRDHGQRGASGVSASGNASGATASRECLRCGLEERRLAHDDERPLLEEHHLSYADAAEEAGEPSHEITVVLCRWCHGKVHDSWARIDDDVNPDPEAIAEAETRRAREQDELGFSTAAERFDRDGE; translated from the coding sequence ATGGAGAAGACGCCGACCGGCACCGCCGTCGGAGTCGACGACCCCTACGTCCACGTCGACCGCTGTGACCACCTCACCGACGCCGGGAAGTGCCGGTTCGCGGTCGAGCAGGGCGAGCGCGACCCCCAGTTCGCCGACGCCCGCAGCGCCGAGGACTTCCAGTGTCCGGTCGCCGGCGACCGCGACGCCGAGGGACTGACCGGCCCCTGGGACTGGGCCGACTGCCCGCACTTTCGTTGTCGTGACCACGGGCAGCGAGGCGCGAGCGGAGTGAGCGCCTCGGGCAATGCGAGCGGTGCAACCGCGAGCCGGGAGTGTCTCCGCTGCGGTCTCGAGGAGCGGCGACTGGCCCACGACGACGAGCGGCCCCTGCTGGAGGAACACCACCTCTCCTACGCCGACGCCGCCGAGGAGGCCGGGGAGCCCAGCCACGAGATCACGGTCGTCCTCTGCCGGTGGTGTCACGGCAAGGTCCACGACTCCTGGGCGCGGATCGACGACGACGTCAACCCAGACCCGGAGGCCATCGCCGAGGCCGAGACCCGGCGGGCCCGCGAGCAGGACGAACTGGGGTTTTCGACCGCCGCCGAGCGGTTCGACCGCGACGGCGAGTGA
- a CDS encoding DUF7344 domain-containing protein, translating to MRDDHQSEGTVGSPNVTNPLGTNRAAVTPPIDEVFELLSDSRRRRVCLYLRRSGVEVTELSDLIDALASEDDAVDRDRLAIDLHHRHLPKLDDAGIVDYDPRSHTARYWGQPTVEKWAEHVEAVDGPERAES from the coding sequence ATGAGAGACGACCATCAGTCCGAAGGAACGGTGGGTTCCCCGAACGTGACGAACCCGCTCGGGACGAACCGCGCGGCGGTGACGCCGCCGATCGACGAGGTCTTCGAGTTGCTCTCCGACTCGCGTCGGCGTCGGGTGTGCCTCTATCTGCGTCGCTCGGGCGTCGAAGTCACTGAGCTTTCGGACCTGATCGACGCCCTCGCGTCCGAGGACGACGCGGTCGACCGCGACCGCCTCGCGATCGATCTGCACCACCGGCACCTGCCGAAACTCGACGACGCGGGGATCGTCGACTACGATCCGCGGAGCCACACCGCCCGCTACTGGGGCCAGCCGACGGTGGAGAAGTGGGCCGAACACGTCGAAGCAGTGGACGGACCCGAACGCGCAGAATCCTGA
- a CDS encoding DUF3194 domain-containing protein — protein MGDPTDEDVVETAAEAAEGVVFSRYKQSNVDDLDVTVTFEDDVLEVDVYLNAPADEHDPERVADDAALAARSAVDDLFAE, from the coding sequence ATGGGCGACCCGACAGACGAGGACGTCGTCGAGACGGCCGCCGAGGCCGCAGAAGGGGTCGTCTTCTCGCGGTACAAGCAGTCGAACGTCGACGACCTCGACGTGACCGTCACCTTCGAGGACGACGTCCTGGAAGTGGACGTCTACCTCAACGCGCCGGCGGACGAGCACGACCCGGAGCGGGTCGCCGACGACGCGGCGCTCGCGGCCCGGTCGGCCGTCGACGACCTCTTCGCCGAGTGA
- a CDS encoding DUF2070 family protein — protein MTTTQGDLAGLSRYIFRAPNWYSSLTFALVIAAVTGVAVFDGRYVLADAWEGIFFVGLPTVAASLVTASVDRWLGGQFTHNRASLLALTCELVIVAALVAAGLVSVLSGPVQSLVLGEVVVGPLGQEFVFDALLVALASIFALRLFVIVAVSRHSLPVAAIPASVQTVAAAVLLFIYSGTLRYLEVGGPLANSYLSRTEEAPPELTIITPEDFVLLAATCLLYAGGVWLFLRAIDSPWRRSMDVSVLDFVRGFIGHIAEGTRELEDFFEEIGEEAVVPVTVLCFRTDEGAEKARFVLPMIHPGPMGEIGGGNLPERVARRAEGLAFPPHATAGHDFNLVTEREVDSILAAAETAIEGIEYTDEASVSVRTTEGDAKLLGQAFGDDALAVATYAPGFADDVEYAVGLSAAAEARSAGLGDVMLVDAHNSNDGLEGDDLGHVTPGSRRSFDMISGAGEIGATLTDAERGRPKLGVAWDETPWEPTDGIGPLGVRVAVLEVGDHRTAYVLVDGNNMEPGLRGKLIDAISGVDHAEVMTTDTHIVNTVEADNQVGAAIPEHDLIAVVTDLVDRAIHDLEPVEAGMATERAEVTVFGNDRTETLAAHANAMISMGATLAAAVIVAVITISVILFVLA, from the coding sequence ATGACCACGACGCAGGGCGATCTCGCCGGGCTCTCCCGGTACATCTTCCGGGCGCCCAACTGGTACTCGAGTCTCACCTTCGCCCTCGTCATCGCCGCCGTCACCGGCGTCGCCGTCTTCGACGGCCGCTACGTCCTCGCCGACGCCTGGGAGGGCATCTTCTTCGTCGGCCTCCCGACCGTCGCCGCGAGCCTCGTCACCGCCTCCGTCGACCGGTGGCTCGGCGGCCAGTTCACCCACAACCGCGCGTCGCTTTTGGCGCTGACCTGCGAACTCGTCATCGTCGCGGCGCTGGTCGCGGCCGGCCTCGTGAGCGTCCTCTCCGGGCCCGTACAGTCGCTCGTCCTCGGGGAGGTCGTCGTCGGGCCGCTGGGCCAGGAGTTCGTCTTCGACGCGCTGCTGGTGGCGCTTGCCTCCATCTTCGCGCTGCGGCTGTTCGTGATCGTGGCGGTCTCCCGGCACTCGCTGCCCGTCGCGGCGATCCCGGCCAGCGTCCAGACCGTCGCGGCCGCCGTCCTCCTGTTCATCTACAGCGGGACGCTCCGGTATCTGGAGGTCGGCGGCCCCCTCGCCAACTCCTATCTCTCCCGGACCGAAGAGGCACCACCGGAACTGACGATCATCACCCCCGAGGACTTCGTCCTGCTCGCGGCGACCTGTCTGCTGTACGCCGGGGGCGTCTGGCTGTTCCTCCGGGCGATCGACTCGCCGTGGCGGCGCAGCATGGACGTCTCCGTGCTCGATTTCGTCCGCGGGTTCATCGGCCACATCGCCGAGGGGACCCGCGAACTGGAGGACTTCTTCGAGGAGATCGGCGAGGAGGCCGTCGTGCCGGTGACGGTCCTCTGCTTCCGGACCGACGAGGGGGCCGAGAAGGCCCGGTTCGTCCTGCCGATGATCCACCCCGGCCCGATGGGCGAGATCGGCGGCGGGAACCTCCCCGAACGGGTCGCCCGGCGCGCCGAAGGCCTGGCCTTCCCGCCCCACGCGACCGCGGGCCACGACTTCAACCTCGTGACCGAGCGAGAGGTCGACTCGATCCTCGCGGCCGCCGAGACCGCCATCGAGGGGATCGAGTACACCGACGAGGCGTCGGTCAGCGTCCGGACCACCGAGGGCGACGCGAAACTGCTCGGGCAGGCCTTCGGCGACGACGCGCTCGCGGTGGCGACCTACGCCCCGGGCTTCGCCGACGACGTGGAGTACGCGGTCGGCCTCTCGGCCGCCGCCGAGGCCCGCTCGGCCGGCCTCGGCGACGTGATGCTCGTCGACGCCCACAACAGCAACGACGGACTCGAGGGCGACGACCTGGGCCACGTCACCCCCGGGAGCCGGCGCTCCTTCGACATGATCAGCGGGGCCGGCGAGATCGGTGCCACCCTGACCGACGCCGAGCGCGGCCGGCCGAAACTGGGCGTCGCCTGGGACGAGACCCCCTGGGAACCGACCGATGGGATCGGCCCGCTCGGCGTCCGCGTGGCCGTCCTCGAGGTCGGCGACCACCGCACCGCCTACGTGCTCGTCGACGGGAACAACATGGAACCGGGTCTCCGCGGGAAGCTGATCGACGCCATCTCAGGCGTCGACCACGCCGAAGTGATGACGACGGACACGCACATCGTCAACACCGTCGAGGCCGACAACCAGGTGGGTGCGGCCATCCCCGAACACGACCTGATCGCCGTCGTCACGGATCTGGTCGACCGCGCGATCCACGACCTCGAACCCGTCGAGGCGGGCATGGCGACCGAACGCGCCGAGGTGACCGTCTTCGGCAACGACCGGACGGAGACGCTCGCTGCCCACGCCAACGCGATGATCTCCATGGGCGCGACGCTGGCCGCCGCCGTCATCGTCGCCGTCATCACCATCTCGGTGATCCTGTTCGTGCTCGCCTAG
- a CDS encoding BGTF surface domain-containing protein: MHPGSPRPDPEPAAPADRLPGRSLRSSLLVCALAIAVLAFLSGPAAAQQSGECFGTDVTEGVAGEEVELSINCGGYVLVGGDKPVDGGENTNFFDVLYVSGGGTTTTVNTRLLGTDRSAYSGGVVSYAQKYGPDTPPGQTSEFSGLTFEDEDGNQVASTLAEFEERLGVSRLPRPLQPARFRLLAGPNATVVLGDDGVPYLENPLDRSNLRLTEPSFEGDLGVAIAPTGAADEEFAPTTSRDEVAVGDRIRIDGFDTSGFRGTLAATDAEGLDMLRAVKAYPEGVNVTIEHTNPGTNEPPEQFSFDGAEADDLFVSYETGDEEFHVVLDTSPGTWFGSRATPGDEFEVTFAFEGTEGERYRFPDGGGMPAPFSAVSESDSSLGEQYPYFESGESTVESTTTFTVVEPRIEYDPVRLTRDGELIVGANGQHRITGTTTYAPGTELSIQLISRDDPPPTTIRIDDVTIAEDGTFRTPPVDYSVLDPEHEVEAELFLRNELYDRRPVVIAQDPANPADLELADATGALTITEGETLAGLAATVRNVGVDHGNARVLLDVDGERWGNQSVTVPPDRNRTVAFDGARPSLPPGEYPYTVRLADSDQTRSGTLTIRAAATPVPTDTPTTAAPTPEPTGTATGTDDPPTRTVTQERVPTTDGGNESAAADDSGGSLLGGVLGYLAGVVPYTLGSMVLVITGYVVARVVVARRGGESAS, encoded by the coding sequence ATGCACCCTGGCTCACCCCGCCCCGACCCGGAGCCCGCAGCGCCGGCCGATCGGCTACCGGGTCGGTCGCTCCGGTCGTCGCTGCTGGTCTGTGCACTGGCGATAGCCGTGCTTGCATTCCTGAGCGGCCCGGCCGCGGCCCAGCAGTCGGGAGAGTGTTTCGGGACGGACGTCACCGAGGGCGTCGCCGGCGAAGAAGTCGAACTCTCGATCAACTGCGGCGGCTACGTCCTCGTCGGCGGTGACAAGCCGGTCGACGGCGGCGAGAACACGAACTTCTTCGACGTGCTGTACGTCTCCGGCGGCGGTACGACCACCACCGTCAACACCCGGCTGCTGGGCACCGACCGGTCGGCCTACTCCGGCGGCGTCGTCAGCTACGCCCAGAAGTACGGCCCCGACACCCCGCCCGGCCAGACCAGCGAGTTCTCCGGCCTCACCTTCGAGGACGAGGACGGCAACCAGGTCGCCTCGACGCTCGCGGAGTTCGAAGAGCGGCTCGGCGTCTCGCGCCTGCCCCGGCCCCTCCAGCCCGCTCGGTTCCGGTTGCTCGCGGGACCCAACGCGACCGTCGTCCTCGGCGACGACGGCGTCCCGTACCTCGAGAATCCGCTCGACCGTTCGAACCTCAGGCTGACCGAGCCGAGTTTCGAGGGTGACCTGGGCGTCGCCATCGCGCCGACCGGCGCGGCCGACGAGGAGTTCGCGCCGACGACGAGCCGCGACGAAGTCGCCGTCGGCGACCGGATTCGGATCGACGGGTTCGACACCAGCGGGTTCCGGGGCACGCTCGCCGCCACCGACGCCGAGGGCCTCGACATGCTCCGGGCTGTGAAGGCCTACCCCGAGGGCGTCAACGTCACCATCGAGCACACCAACCCGGGGACCAACGAACCGCCCGAGCAGTTCTCCTTCGACGGGGCCGAGGCCGACGACCTGTTCGTGAGCTACGAGACCGGCGACGAGGAGTTCCACGTCGTCCTCGACACCTCGCCCGGGACGTGGTTCGGCAGCCGAGCGACGCCCGGCGACGAGTTCGAGGTGACCTTCGCCTTCGAGGGCACCGAAGGCGAGCGGTACCGCTTCCCGGACGGCGGCGGCATGCCCGCGCCCTTCAGCGCCGTCTCGGAGAGCGACTCGAGTCTGGGCGAACAGTACCCCTACTTCGAGAGCGGCGAGTCGACCGTCGAGTCCACGACGACGTTCACCGTGGTCGAACCACGCATCGAGTACGACCCCGTCCGGTTGACCCGCGACGGGGAATTGATCGTCGGTGCGAACGGCCAGCACAGAATCACCGGGACGACGACCTACGCGCCGGGGACCGAACTGTCGATCCAGCTCATCTCCCGTGACGACCCGCCGCCGACGACCATCCGGATCGACGACGTCACGATCGCAGAGGACGGGACGTTCCGGACGCCACCGGTCGATTACTCGGTACTGGACCCCGAACACGAGGTCGAAGCGGAGCTGTTCCTCCGGAACGAGCTGTACGATCGCCGCCCGGTCGTCATCGCCCAGGACCCCGCGAACCCGGCCGACCTCGAACTCGCCGACGCGACCGGGGCGCTGACGATCACCGAGGGCGAGACGCTCGCGGGACTCGCCGCCACGGTCCGGAACGTGGGCGTCGACCACGGCAACGCCCGGGTCCTCCTCGACGTCGACGGGGAACGCTGGGGGAACCAGTCGGTGACCGTCCCGCCCGACCGGAACCGGACGGTCGCCTTCGACGGCGCCCGCCCGTCACTGCCACCGGGTGAGTACCCCTACACCGTGCGCCTCGCCGACAGTGATCAGACCCGCTCCGGAACGCTCACGATCCGGGCGGCGGCGACTCCGGTCCCGACCGACACGCCAACCACGGCGGCGCCCACCCCCGAGCCGACCGGGACGGCGACCGGAACCGACGACCCCCCGACCCGGACGGTGACGCAAGAGCGCGTGCCGACGACCGACGGCGGCAACGAATCGGCCGCCGCGGACGACTCCGGCGGGTCGCTCCTGGGCGGCGTTCTCGGCTACCTGGCCGGCGTGGTTCCCTACACCCTCGGCTCGATGGTGCTGGTGATCACCGGGTACGTCGTCGCGCGCGTCGTCGTCGCCAGACGCGGCGGTGAGAGTGCGTCGTGA
- a CDS encoding prefoldin subunit beta yields the protein MQGNLPPEAQEKIEELQDLQETAQQVAAQKQQAETQLTESQTALEELDDVDEDTTMYREVGELLVKTEYGEAKEDLEESVESLEVRVDTLEKQEERVQQQFEELQQELQQLLGGAGGGGGPMGPGAGGA from the coding sequence ATGCAGGGTAATTTGCCGCCGGAAGCACAGGAGAAAATCGAGGAGCTACAGGACCTCCAGGAGACCGCACAGCAGGTCGCCGCCCAGAAACAGCAGGCCGAGACCCAGCTCACCGAGTCCCAGACGGCGCTCGAGGAGCTCGACGACGTCGACGAGGACACGACGATGTACCGCGAGGTCGGCGAACTCCTCGTCAAGACCGAGTACGGCGAGGCCAAGGAGGACCTCGAGGAGTCCGTCGAGAGCCTCGAAGTCCGCGTCGACACGCTCGAAAAGCAGGAAGAACGCGTCCAGCAGCAGTTCGAGGAACTCCAGCAGGAGCTCCAGCAGCTGCTCGGCGGCGCGGGCGGCGGTGGCGGCCCGATGGGTCCCGGTGCCGGCGGCGCCTGA